Proteins encoded by one window of Enterococcus faecalis:
- a CDS encoding MgtC/SapB family protein, whose translation MNSLKMIELSLTDVVIRMALAVVFGALIGLERSIKRKGFGISSNAILCLASCTISILQIQSVDILVDVVKQNSALASIISMDITRYGAQVISGVGFLGAGIIVFRERKVSGLTTAVMMWNVTIIGLVIGMGFLTIAFINLVATLLVLALAHFKRKTPLKRLQLIVKMKEPMIKESRLHEQLQASLEKGERLVELTLESEQEAVTAKISYVGKEDFWHSNLHHLLKEKGHVQSVSVTETI comes from the coding sequence ATGAATTCTTTAAAAATGATTGAACTTTCTCTCACCGACGTTGTCATTCGGATGGCTCTAGCCGTGGTTTTTGGAGCTTTGATTGGGTTAGAAAGAAGTATTAAAAGAAAAGGCTTCGGTATCAGTAGTAATGCCATTTTATGTTTGGCCTCTTGTACGATTTCCATTTTACAGATTCAATCGGTGGATATTTTAGTCGATGTGGTGAAACAAAATAGCGCCTTGGCGTCCATTATTTCTATGGATATTACACGATATGGCGCCCAAGTGATTAGTGGTGTAGGCTTTCTCGGTGCGGGGATTATCGTTTTTAGAGAAAGGAAAGTCTCTGGGTTAACGACAGCAGTAATGATGTGGAATGTTACTATTATTGGTTTAGTCATTGGGATGGGCTTTTTAACCATTGCATTTATCAATCTCGTGGCAACTTTGCTAGTATTAGCTCTGGCCCATTTTAAACGAAAGACTCCTTTAAAACGATTGCAGCTTATCGTAAAAATGAAGGAACCTATGATTAAAGAAAGCCGACTGCATGAACAACTTCAAGCTTCTTTAGAAAAAGGGGAGCGCTTAGTAGAATTGACTTTGGAATCCGAACAAGAGGCAGTGACAGCAAAGATTTCTTATGTAGGCAAAGAAGATTTCTGGCATTCCAACTTGCACCATCTCTTGAAAGAAAAAGGGCACGTTCAATCTGTCTCTGTCACGGAAACAATTTAA
- a CDS encoding amino acid ABC transporter ATP-binding protein, protein MTEKILVEHLVKKYGDNTVLNDINVSINEGDVVCVIGPSGSGKSTFLRCLNQLEEASSGDIIIDGANLTDKNTDINQVRQHIGMVFQHFNLFPHLSILENIVLAPTDLGRLSKDEAEKKALELLERVGLADKKDAYPDSLSGGQKQRVAIARALAMNPDIMLFDEPTSALDPEMVGDVLGVMKDLAKQGMTMVIVTHEMGFAKEVANRVMFIDGGNFLEDGSPEQVFENPQNPRTKDFLDKVLNI, encoded by the coding sequence ATGACTGAAAAAATCTTAGTTGAACATTTAGTAAAAAAATATGGTGACAACACGGTCTTAAACGACATTAATGTTTCTATTAACGAAGGCGACGTAGTCTGCGTCATCGGTCCTTCTGGTTCTGGTAAAAGTACTTTTTTACGTTGCTTGAATCAATTAGAAGAAGCTTCTAGCGGAGACATTATTATTGATGGTGCGAACTTGACAGATAAAAATACGGACATCAACCAAGTCCGTCAACATATCGGCATGGTTTTCCAACATTTCAATTTGTTTCCACATTTATCTATTTTAGAAAATATTGTTTTAGCACCAACCGATTTAGGTCGCTTATCAAAAGACGAAGCGGAGAAAAAAGCGTTAGAACTTTTAGAACGTGTTGGGTTGGCAGATAAAAAAGATGCCTATCCAGATTCTTTATCTGGTGGTCAAAAACAACGTGTCGCAATTGCACGTGCGTTAGCGATGAATCCTGATATTATGCTTTTCGATGAGCCAACATCAGCTCTTGATCCAGAAATGGTTGGCGATGTTCTTGGTGTAATGAAAGATTTAGCAAAACAAGGAATGACAATGGTCATCGTTACTCACGAAATGGGCTTTGCAAAAGAAGTGGCTAATCGAGTAATGTTCATTGATGGCGGTAACTTCCTAGAAGATGGTTCGCCAGAGCAAGTCTTTGAAAATCCTCAAAACCCTCGAACAAAAGATTTCTTAGATAAAGTATTAAATATTTAA
- the uvrB gene encoding excinuclease ABC subunit UvrB, with protein sequence MIERETSNTFHLASKYEPAGDQPAAIAELVDGVKGGEKAQILLGATGTGKTFTISNVIQEVNKPTLVIAHNKTLAGQLYGEFKEFFPDNAVEYFVSYYDYYQPEAYVPSSDTYIEKDSSINDEIDKLRHSATSSLLERNDVIVVASVSCIFGLGDPREYSQQVVSLRVGMEMDRNELLKSLVDIQFERNDIDFQRGRFRVRGDVVEIFPASRDEHALRVEFFGDEIDRIREVDALTGEIVGETEHVAIFPATHFVTNEEHMEHAISQIQEELEARLKVLRSENKLLEAQRLEQRTNYDIEMMREMGYTSGIENYSRHMDGRQEGEPPYTLLDFFPDDFLLVIDESHVTMPQIRGMYNGDRARKQMLVDYGFRLPSALDNRPLRLEEFEQHVNQIVYVSATPGPYEMEQTETVVQQIIRPTGLLDPEVEIRPIMGQIDDLVGEINERIEKDQRVFVTTLTKKMAEDLTDYFKELGLKVKYLHSDIKTLERTEIIRDLRLGEFDILIGINLLREGIDVPEVSLIAILDADKEGFLRSERSLVQTMGRAARNAEGKVIMYADKITDSMQRAMDETARRRAIQEAYNEEHGIEPKTIIKEIRDLISISKTADKDETVVQLDKSYEDLSRQEKADLLLKLEREMKDAAKALDFETAATLRDTILELKAAK encoded by the coding sequence ATGATCGAAAGAGAAACTTCCAATACCTTTCATTTGGCTTCTAAATATGAGCCTGCCGGAGATCAGCCAGCCGCTATTGCTGAACTAGTTGACGGTGTCAAAGGTGGAGAAAAAGCTCAAATTTTACTTGGAGCGACCGGAACAGGTAAAACATTTACAATCTCTAATGTGATTCAAGAAGTGAACAAACCAACATTAGTGATTGCACATAATAAAACACTAGCTGGACAATTATACGGGGAATTTAAAGAATTTTTCCCAGATAATGCGGTCGAGTATTTTGTCAGTTACTATGATTATTATCAACCAGAAGCATATGTACCCTCAAGTGATACATATATTGAAAAAGATTCCAGTATTAATGATGAAATTGATAAACTACGCCATTCAGCGACAAGTTCTTTATTGGAACGAAACGATGTCATCGTGGTAGCATCAGTTTCTTGTATTTTTGGTTTAGGGGATCCGCGGGAATACAGTCAACAAGTTGTTTCATTACGTGTGGGAATGGAAATGGATCGTAATGAGTTACTAAAAAGCTTAGTCGATATTCAATTCGAACGAAATGATATTGATTTTCAACGGGGGCGTTTTCGTGTCCGCGGTGATGTGGTTGAGATATTCCCAGCTTCACGGGATGAGCATGCGCTACGTGTTGAATTTTTCGGAGACGAAATTGATCGAATTCGTGAAGTAGATGCGTTAACTGGTGAAATTGTCGGCGAAACAGAGCATGTCGCTATTTTTCCGGCAACACACTTCGTGACGAACGAAGAACATATGGAACACGCCATTTCGCAGATCCAAGAAGAATTAGAGGCACGTTTGAAAGTGCTTCGCAGTGAAAACAAATTATTGGAAGCCCAACGTTTGGAACAGCGAACTAACTATGATATTGAGATGATGAGAGAGATGGGCTATACGTCAGGGATTGAGAATTACTCTCGACATATGGACGGTCGCCAAGAGGGAGAGCCGCCGTATACGCTGTTGGACTTTTTCCCAGATGACTTCTTACTTGTAATCGATGAGTCTCATGTAACAATGCCGCAAATTAGAGGAATGTATAATGGCGACCGAGCACGGAAACAAATGTTAGTGGACTATGGTTTCCGTTTACCAAGTGCACTTGATAACCGACCGCTTCGTTTAGAAGAATTTGAACAACATGTAAACCAAATTGTTTATGTATCGGCAACACCAGGCCCTTATGAAATGGAACAAACAGAGACTGTTGTTCAACAAATCATTCGACCAACAGGTTTACTAGATCCAGAAGTAGAAATCCGCCCAATTATGGGTCAAATTGATGACTTGGTGGGCGAAATTAATGAACGGATCGAAAAAGATCAGCGGGTGTTTGTCACAACCTTAACGAAGAAAATGGCCGAAGATTTAACCGACTATTTCAAAGAATTAGGCTTAAAAGTTAAATATTTGCATAGTGATATAAAAACACTGGAAAGAACGGAGATTATTCGCGATTTACGATTAGGCGAATTTGATATTCTAATTGGTATTAACTTATTACGTGAAGGAATCGATGTGCCAGAAGTTTCCTTAATTGCGATTCTAGATGCGGATAAAGAAGGCTTCTTACGTAGTGAACGCTCGTTAGTGCAAACGATGGGACGGGCTGCCCGGAACGCTGAAGGAAAAGTCATTATGTATGCAGATAAAATCACCGATTCGATGCAACGAGCTATGGATGAAACGGCACGACGTCGGGCAATCCAAGAAGCATATAATGAAGAACATGGTATTGAACCAAAAACAATTATTAAAGAAATTCGTGATTTGATTTCTATTTCCAAAACAGCTGATAAAGATGAAACAGTGGTTCAATTGGATAAATCATATGAAGATTTATCAAGACAAGAAAAAGCTGATTTATTACTGAAACTTGAAAGAGAAATGAAAGATGCGGCCAAAGCGTTAGACTTCGAAACTGCAGCCACATTACGAGATACCATTCTTGAATTGAAAGCTGCCAAATAA
- a CDS encoding heavy metal translocating P-type ATPase, which translates to MSKQTGAHTHEEKGKNVPVILFFTGLALFFIGLFLGNMLLVKNILFSLAAILAGYHIIGEGFGDTYRDTKNNRKFSPNIHLLMTLAAVGSALMGSFEESALLILIFAAAHFLEDYAQGKSQREITKLLNLNPTEARLIRDDGSIQTVSVEQLKIGDRVQVLNGAQIPTDGVVIEGSTAVDESSINGESIPKEKNSGDPVFGSTMNGSGTIVVEVTKDSSETVFAKIVQLVNQSQENQSEIASKIKRFEPKYVTLVLAVFPLIVLGGALLFQLTWAESFYRGLVFLIAASPCALAASAVPATLSGISNLAKQGVLFKGGSFLSNLAEVKALAFDKTGTLTKGKPEVTDYLFVDGLEDRQDELVAVLTNMEKKSNHPLATAIVNRFEVETTALNLEVENIVGVGLVTTIADTTFRIGKPSSFEQVPTIIEKQTTKLASEGKTVVYFAENEQVIGLVALMDVPNEEAMNAIHYFKSQNIETTMITGDAKLTGEAVGRLVGVDQVYANVLPEEKSAIVDQLKREVGMTGMVGDGINDAPALVNADIGVAMGDGTDIAIDVADVVVMKNDLSKLGYAHRVSKRLNKIVQQNIIFSMLVVATLIILNFLGIANIAFSVLIHEGSTLVVIFNGLRLLVNTK; encoded by the coding sequence ATGTCAAAACAAACAGGTGCACACACACATGAAGAAAAAGGTAAAAATGTTCCAGTTATTCTCTTTTTTACAGGATTGGCTCTTTTCTTTATCGGTTTATTTTTAGGGAACATGCTCTTAGTGAAAAATATTCTTTTCTCGTTAGCTGCTATTTTAGCTGGTTATCATATTATTGGGGAAGGCTTTGGAGATACGTATCGGGATACGAAAAACAATCGAAAATTTTCGCCTAATATTCATTTGTTAATGACCTTAGCTGCAGTTGGTTCAGCATTAATGGGAAGTTTTGAAGAATCAGCATTGTTGATTTTGATTTTTGCGGCGGCGCATTTCCTTGAAGATTATGCTCAAGGCAAAAGCCAACGTGAAATTACAAAACTATTAAATTTAAATCCAACAGAAGCTCGCCTGATAAGAGATGACGGCTCAATTCAAACTGTGTCAGTTGAACAATTGAAGATTGGCGACCGCGTGCAAGTCCTCAATGGTGCGCAAATTCCGACAGATGGCGTCGTGATTGAAGGAAGTACCGCTGTGGATGAATCATCTATTAATGGGGAAAGTATTCCCAAAGAAAAAAATAGTGGGGACCCAGTTTTTGGTAGTACTATGAACGGTTCAGGCACAATTGTTGTTGAAGTAACGAAAGATAGTTCAGAAACAGTTTTTGCAAAAATCGTACAGCTCGTGAACCAATCACAAGAAAATCAATCAGAAATTGCAAGCAAAATTAAACGATTTGAACCAAAATATGTCACACTAGTTTTAGCAGTTTTTCCACTAATTGTTTTAGGTGGCGCATTACTTTTCCAATTGACTTGGGCTGAAAGTTTTTACAGAGGCTTGGTCTTCTTAATTGCTGCCTCACCTTGTGCACTAGCAGCGAGTGCCGTTCCGGCAACTTTATCAGGAATTTCCAATTTAGCAAAACAAGGCGTTTTGTTTAAAGGTGGCTCATTCTTATCAAATTTAGCTGAAGTGAAAGCACTCGCTTTTGATAAAACAGGCACGCTAACAAAAGGCAAACCTGAGGTAACAGATTATCTTTTTGTTGATGGCTTAGAAGATCGCCAAGACGAATTAGTAGCTGTTTTAACAAATATGGAGAAAAAATCCAATCATCCATTGGCGACGGCGATTGTTAATCGCTTTGAAGTAGAAACAACGGCTTTAAATTTAGAAGTAGAAAATATTGTTGGGGTGGGTTTAGTAACGACCATTGCAGACACAACTTTTAGAATTGGTAAACCATCTAGTTTCGAACAAGTGCCAACAATCATTGAGAAGCAAACAACGAAATTAGCGAGTGAAGGCAAAACGGTAGTGTACTTTGCCGAAAATGAACAAGTGATTGGTTTAGTGGCATTGATGGATGTTCCTAATGAAGAAGCAATGAACGCCATTCACTATTTCAAGTCACAGAATATTGAAACAACAATGATTACAGGAGATGCAAAACTTACGGGTGAAGCAGTTGGCCGCTTAGTAGGCGTGGATCAAGTTTATGCTAATGTTTTGCCTGAGGAAAAATCAGCGATTGTTGATCAATTAAAACGCGAAGTAGGAATGACAGGGATGGTTGGTGATGGCATTAATGATGCACCGGCTTTAGTGAATGCTGATATCGGAGTGGCAATGGGGGATGGTACAGACATTGCTATCGATGTTGCAGACGTGGTAGTGATGAAAAATGATCTTTCTAAATTAGGCTATGCTCATCGTGTCTCAAAACGCTTGAATAAAATTGTGCAGCAAAATATTATTTTTTCAATGTTAGTGGTAGCAACGTTGATTATCTTGAACTTTTTAGGTATTGCGAATATCGCATTTAGCGTACTTATTCATGAAGGAAGTACCTTAGTGGTCATTTTTAATGGCTTGCGTTTATTAGTTAATACAAAATAA
- a CDS encoding WxL domain-containing protein: MKKVTTVCLSTFILGSLGMTSQAFAEDGGSYTSNGIVEFTPSEEPTNPVDPTDPTNPVDPIDPTDPEGPNPGTNGPLSIDYASSLDFGVQKITSKDQTYFAATQKYKTVGATDEVKEGPNYVQVTDNRGTEAGWSLKVKQEGQFKSTSGKELTGAAITFKNGNVVTASDSGKPTGPATITLNSDGSQSDVMSAAKGNGAGTYLFDWGTDATTAAKSIELTVPGSTTKYAEKYATKLTWTLTDAPGN, translated from the coding sequence ATGAAAAAAGTAACAACAGTATGTTTATCCACATTTATTTTAGGGAGCTTAGGCATGACTTCTCAAGCCTTTGCAGAAGATGGCGGTAGTTATACATCTAATGGTATCGTAGAATTTACACCAAGTGAAGAGCCAACTAATCCGGTTGACCCAACGGATCCAACTAATCCAGTTGATCCTATTGATCCAACAGATCCTGAAGGTCCTAATCCAGGAACAAACGGTCCGTTGTCAATTGATTATGCGTCAAGTCTAGACTTCGGTGTTCAAAAAATCACGTCGAAGGATCAGACTTATTTTGCTGCTACCCAAAAATACAAGACGGTAGGCGCAACCGATGAAGTCAAAGAAGGGCCTAACTATGTCCAAGTAACAGATAACCGTGGAACCGAAGCTGGCTGGTCATTAAAAGTGAAACAAGAAGGACAATTTAAATCAACTTCTGGTAAAGAATTGACTGGGGCAGCTATCACGTTTAAAAACGGAAATGTAGTGACTGCTTCAGATTCAGGCAAACCAACAGGCCCAGCCACAATCACGCTAAATTCAGATGGTAGTCAATCAGATGTAATGAGTGCAGCGAAAGGAAACGGTGCAGGAACTTATTTATTTGATTGGGGAACAGATGCAACTACAGCCGCTAAAAGTATTGAGTTAACTGTTCCAGGTTCTACAACCAAATACGCTGAAAAATACGCCACAAAATTAACATGGACGTTGACAGACGCTCCAGGAAATTAA
- a CDS encoding DUF916 and DUF3324 domain-containing protein → MNRKKQRFLFFPILLILLALVPSNGFASEFNFAVTPIPSEKQVDKEKTYFDLLLAPNEETELKVNLRNDTDKEVKVGISINSAITNSNVIVEYGENKGKKDQSLAFDIKDYVQYPSSVRLKPKSEQTVSINVKMPNTPFDGVLASGITFKEETSDEGKRQDDKSQGLSIKNEYSYVVALLMQQNKKKVEPNLLLKKVSPGQINARNVILVNLQNDQKTYINQVAFSAEITKKGHEEVLYKEEKANMQIAPNTNFSVPIALKGQPLKPGDYHLSMTVVGNKDAAGSFKKSINNESISFRNQWQFEKDFTINGEVAKELNEKDVTLKENHSNLYLMIGLLLLLIVILIIAWLIWRKKKQEKNEREI, encoded by the coding sequence TTGAACAGAAAAAAACAACGATTTCTTTTTTTTCCGATACTACTAATTCTTTTAGCGTTAGTACCTAGCAATGGTTTTGCCAGTGAATTTAATTTTGCGGTTACGCCTATTCCATCAGAAAAACAAGTAGATAAAGAAAAAACTTACTTTGATTTATTACTAGCACCAAATGAAGAAACTGAGTTGAAAGTGAACTTGCGCAATGATACAGATAAAGAAGTAAAGGTAGGTATTTCCATCAATAGTGCCATTACCAATTCAAATGTAATCGTGGAGTATGGTGAAAATAAGGGGAAAAAAGATCAAAGTTTAGCGTTTGATATAAAAGACTACGTTCAATACCCTAGCTCAGTTCGTTTAAAACCGAAAAGTGAACAAACGGTTTCTATTAACGTCAAAATGCCTAATACACCCTTTGATGGAGTGTTAGCTAGTGGTATCACTTTTAAAGAAGAAACGTCGGATGAAGGCAAACGCCAAGACGATAAGAGTCAGGGGTTATCCATTAAAAATGAATATTCGTATGTCGTTGCATTATTGATGCAACAAAACAAAAAAAAGGTTGAGCCGAATTTACTTTTGAAAAAAGTCTCACCAGGACAGATTAATGCTAGAAATGTGATTTTAGTCAATCTACAAAATGATCAAAAAACATATATTAACCAAGTTGCCTTTTCGGCAGAGATTACCAAAAAGGGACATGAAGAAGTTTTATATAAAGAGGAAAAAGCAAACATGCAAATTGCACCAAATACCAATTTTTCTGTTCCCATTGCGCTAAAAGGGCAACCACTTAAGCCAGGAGATTATCATTTGTCTATGACCGTTGTTGGGAATAAAGATGCTGCAGGCTCATTTAAAAAATCAATAAACAATGAATCGATATCTTTTAGAAATCAATGGCAATTTGAAAAAGACTTTACAATTAATGGTGAAGTTGCCAAAGAATTAAATGAAAAAGATGTCACCTTAAAAGAAAATCATTCGAATTTATATTTGATGATTGGCTTACTACTATTATTGATAGTGATTTTAATCATTGCCTGGTTGATTTGGCGAAAAAAGAAACAGGAAAAAAACGAAAGAGAAATATAA
- a CDS encoding amino acid ABC transporter substrate-binding protein/permease, with product MKRKHFLLSFFVMMVTLLTFISGTSAHAEGKKYTIGTDLTFAPFEFQDSKGKYIGIDVDLLDAIAKDQGFEVDLKPLGFDSAVQAIQSKQIDGMIAGMSITDERKKSFDFSDPYFDSGLQLAVKKGNDKIKSYDDLKGKTVAAKVGTESANFLEKNKEKYDYTIKNFDDATGLYKALENGEADAIVDDYPVLGYAVKNGQKLQLVGDKETGSSYGFAVKKGQNPELIKKFNAGLKNLKDNGTYDKILNNYLATGDETNTQDAGEQMKKITPKKEKYVIASDSTFAPFEFQNAQGDYVGIDVDLVKRAAELQGFTVEFKFIGFSSAVQAVESGQADGMVAGMTITDDRKKAFDFSVPYFDSGIQIAVKKGNDKIKSYDDLKGKKVGVKIGTESADFLEKNKKKYDYSIKYLDTTDALYSALEIGEVDAMMDDYPVIGYGVAQNQPLATPIPREKGGSYGFAVKKGQNPELLEMFNEGLKEMKRTGEYDKIIGTYVKDGNEAKEETADESTFVGFMQNNWKQLLHGLWMTILLTLISFVLALIVGVIFGLFSVSPIKALRVLSTIYVDLIRGIPLMVLAFFIYFGLPGVLGFNIPVFIAGIITLTLNASAYISEIVRGGIKAVPVGQMEASRSLGLSYNRTMQKIILPQAIRIMIPSFINQFVISLKDTTILSAIGLIELLQTGKIIVARTLQSTMVYFVIALIYLILITSLTKLAKNLEKKVN from the coding sequence ATGAAAAGGAAACACTTTTTACTTTCTTTCTTTGTGATGATGGTAACTCTGCTAACATTCATTAGTGGCACTTCAGCACATGCGGAAGGAAAGAAATATACAATTGGAACGGATTTAACATTCGCCCCTTTTGAATTCCAAGACTCAAAAGGAAAATACATTGGTATTGACGTTGATTTATTAGATGCGATTGCCAAAGATCAAGGTTTTGAAGTGGATTTAAAACCATTAGGCTTCGATAGTGCAGTCCAAGCGATTCAATCTAAACAAATTGATGGCATGATTGCTGGAATGAGTATTACGGATGAGCGAAAAAAATCCTTTGATTTTTCAGATCCATACTTCGATAGCGGTTTACAATTAGCGGTTAAAAAAGGAAACGACAAAATTAAATCATATGATGATTTAAAAGGCAAAACGGTTGCGGCTAAAGTTGGAACTGAAAGTGCCAACTTCCTTGAAAAAAATAAAGAGAAATATGACTACACCATCAAAAATTTTGACGATGCAACGGGTCTTTATAAAGCCTTAGAAAACGGCGAAGCGGATGCAATCGTTGATGATTATCCTGTATTGGGCTACGCAGTGAAAAATGGCCAAAAATTACAATTAGTTGGCGATAAAGAAACAGGCAGTTCTTATGGTTTCGCAGTGAAAAAAGGTCAAAACCCTGAATTAATCAAAAAGTTCAACGCTGGTTTGAAAAATCTTAAAGACAATGGTACTTATGATAAAATTTTAAACAACTACTTAGCGACAGGTGATGAAACAAACACACAAGACGCTGGCGAACAGATGAAAAAAATCACTCCTAAAAAAGAGAAATATGTGATTGCTAGTGATTCTACGTTTGCTCCGTTTGAGTTTCAAAATGCCCAAGGTGATTATGTCGGAATTGATGTAGATTTAGTCAAACGTGCAGCTGAATTGCAAGGTTTTACTGTTGAATTTAAATTTATTGGTTTTAGTTCTGCTGTCCAAGCTGTTGAATCTGGTCAAGCAGATGGGATGGTTGCAGGCATGACGATTACGGATGATCGTAAAAAAGCCTTCGACTTCTCTGTTCCTTACTTTGATAGCGGCATTCAAATTGCGGTCAAAAAAGGCAATGACAAAATTAAATCGTATGATGATTTAAAAGGCAAAAAAGTCGGCGTAAAAATTGGTACTGAAAGTGCTGATTTCTTAGAAAAAAATAAAAAGAAATATGATTACTCAATTAAGTATTTAGACACAACTGATGCATTATACAGTGCATTAGAAATTGGCGAAGTTGATGCCATGATGGATGATTATCCTGTCATTGGCTATGGGGTTGCGCAAAATCAACCACTAGCGACACCAATTCCTCGTGAAAAAGGTGGTTCTTACGGTTTTGCTGTCAAAAAAGGGCAAAATCCTGAACTACTTGAAATGTTTAACGAAGGCTTAAAAGAAATGAAACGTACAGGTGAATACGATAAAATTATCGGCACTTACGTGAAAGATGGCAACGAAGCCAAAGAAGAAACAGCTGACGAATCTACGTTTGTTGGCTTCATGCAAAACAACTGGAAACAATTGTTACACGGTTTATGGATGACGATTCTATTAACGTTGATTTCCTTCGTACTTGCTTTAATTGTCGGCGTTATTTTCGGATTATTCAGCGTTTCACCAATCAAAGCATTACGTGTACTTTCAACCATTTATGTTGATTTAATTCGCGGAATTCCTTTAATGGTCTTAGCGTTCTTCATCTATTTCGGATTACCTGGTGTGCTTGGCTTTAATATCCCGGTCTTCATTGCTGGGATTATCACATTAACTTTAAATGCCAGTGCCTATATTTCTGAAATTGTGCGCGGCGGAATCAAAGCTGTTCCAGTTGGCCAAATGGAAGCTTCAAGAAGTTTAGGTCTTTCCTATAATCGGACAATGCAAAAAATTATTTTACCACAAGCGATTCGCATTATGATTCCTTCATTCATTAACCAATTTGTTATTTCATTGAAAGATACAACTATCCTTTCAGCAATTGGCTTAATCGAACTACTACAAACAGGAAAAATTATTGTTGCTCGGACATTACAAAGTACAATGGTTTACTTCGTTATTGCGTTAATCTACTTAATTTTAATTACTAGCTTAACTAAATTAGCGAAAAACCTTGAAAAGAAGGTGAACTAA
- a CDS encoding helix-turn-helix domain-containing protein — MMNYEIFLNKEDQRSYSLLRHLEESPTLSGTFIALREELSMSNFLVKKTLEKLKADIDNLKLSDSLTLVVSDVDVTLEIDGNYSSKLLLTKYLTESLSFKLVLSYFRGNYSLTKFAECNHVSTSVAYSTLQRLKKALKEYQIYFSKREIVGNQKAISFFLYKLFTLSNQPISELYSVKVYNEAKRVLQSVELNYTFTTYERRNFFHYLAIMINNEGRAVEGIDTRALNTFSEELIKKSQLAWALASKSLTYTIVFFLYLHGKLEKKYVIHEDPTIESLTRVFIGSFEKAFNCLEESTRNTLEEGLAIIHFNVIYFPINMFDDFEMDLQFFKQTYPEFYFYLIEYIRWLTAKHKKIAKANHCLFFNYLLLLINHVPVHLIAEPAKVLIDFSYGKEYNQFIKKNLSVYVNLNVEIIDPLSDTLPDVVITNLNNLYQEEQSKVMVWLDPPRSIDWVNLTQSLLTIQEEKYQQQKESTKTSGDPIE, encoded by the coding sequence ATGATGAATTATGAAATTTTTTTAAATAAAGAAGATCAACGAAGTTATTCCTTGCTAAGGCATTTAGAAGAAAGTCCCACGCTATCAGGTACTTTTATTGCACTTCGCGAAGAATTATCAATGTCGAATTTTTTAGTCAAAAAAACATTAGAAAAATTAAAAGCAGATATTGACAATCTAAAGTTAAGCGACAGCTTAACTTTAGTCGTTTCTGATGTAGATGTTACACTTGAAATTGATGGAAACTATTCAAGTAAACTTTTGCTCACGAAATACTTAACAGAATCGCTCTCTTTTAAATTAGTGTTGTCTTACTTTAGAGGAAATTATAGTTTGACAAAGTTTGCTGAATGTAATCATGTCAGCACCTCTGTGGCGTATAGTACCTTACAGCGGCTAAAAAAAGCCTTAAAGGAGTATCAGATCTATTTTAGTAAGCGGGAAATTGTCGGCAATCAAAAAGCAATTTCATTTTTTTTGTATAAATTGTTCACGCTTTCCAATCAACCAATTTCCGAACTATATTCGGTAAAAGTTTATAATGAAGCGAAACGTGTATTACAGTCTGTTGAGTTAAACTATACTTTCACCACCTATGAGCGACGCAATTTTTTCCATTATTTAGCTATTATGATTAACAACGAAGGACGTGCGGTGGAAGGGATCGATACGCGTGCACTGAATACATTTTCAGAGGAACTAATAAAAAAATCGCAATTGGCATGGGCATTGGCTTCAAAATCATTAACGTATACGATTGTTTTTTTCTTGTATTTGCATGGCAAACTAGAGAAAAAATATGTCATTCACGAAGATCCTACGATTGAAAGTCTAACTCGTGTTTTCATTGGAAGTTTTGAAAAAGCATTTAATTGTTTAGAGGAGTCAACAAGGAATACTCTAGAAGAAGGGTTAGCAATTATTCATTTCAATGTTATTTACTTTCCGATTAATATGTTTGACGATTTTGAAATGGATTTACAGTTTTTTAAGCAAACATATCCGGAATTTTATTTTTATTTAATTGAATATATTCGTTGGTTAACAGCAAAACATAAAAAAATTGCGAAAGCCAATCACTGTTTGTTTTTTAACTATCTATTGTTGCTAATTAATCATGTTCCGGTTCATTTAATTGCAGAGCCAGCCAAGGTCCTAATTGATTTTTCTTATGGAAAAGAGTATAACCAATTCATCAAAAAAAATTTATCCGTCTATGTGAATTTAAATGTAGAAATTATTGACCCGTTATCAGATACCTTACCAGATGTGGTGATTACCAATTTAAATAACTTGTATCAAGAAGAACAGAGTAAAGTTATGGTTTGGCTGGATCCACCTCGTTCGATTGATTGGGTCAATTTAACGCAATCATTACTGACTATTCAAGAAGAAAAATATCAACAACAAAAAGAATCGACAAAGACAAGCGGTGATCCTATCGAATAG